A stretch of the Candidatus Poribacteria bacterium genome encodes the following:
- a CDS encoding TIGR02221 family CRISPR-associated protein produces the protein MKTFVTFLGRGRENPETGYRKATYKFPDGSHETTAFFGLALASYVNPDRLVILGTNSSQWGVLLENLAAEGEEEEARLEILDAEPRGGVEQKHLDSVANLMRRAVDCEVVPRLIPFGMNESEQYKILNVIAEAVPEGTVNFDLTHGFRHFGTIGFLSTFMLARVRQRFEVENLWYGALEMTQDGLTPVLKLDGLDRVRQWLEALNRFDATGNYRVFGSLLTKDGVKGSTAKHLENAAFYERTLNLSAAADEIRQFRPVLASDLPGASGLFKERLANRLRWVELDTLSKQQAELAYQYLQRRDYLRAAMFGWESLVSVYCEKKGLDPQKRGNREGQNVLREVDPSKRKICENLNRIRNALAHGNSSNTESVEKMLSDEQSLRIALQDAFNHLIGKPKSI, from the coding sequence ATGAAAACATTTGTGACATTTTTAGGTAGAGGTCGAGAAAATCCAGAAACCGGCTACCGGAAAGCTACATACAAATTTCCAGATGGCTCTCACGAAACAACTGCATTCTTTGGGCTCGCATTGGCAAGTTATGTTAATCCAGATCGCCTCGTTATCTTGGGTACAAACAGCAGTCAATGGGGAGTTTTATTAGAGAATCTCGCAGCGGAAGGTGAAGAGGAAGAAGCGCGACTTGAAATCCTCGATGCCGAACCCAGAGGCGGTGTTGAACAGAAACATTTGGATAGTGTCGCGAATCTAATGCGACGTGCTGTCGACTGTGAAGTGGTCCCACGATTGATCCCCTTTGGAATGAATGAGAGTGAGCAATACAAGATATTGAATGTTATTGCTGAGGCTGTACCTGAAGGAACAGTCAATTTCGATTTAACGCATGGCTTCCGCCACTTCGGCACCATCGGTTTTCTGTCGACTTTTATGTTGGCACGGGTTCGCCAAAGATTTGAAGTAGAAAACCTATGGTATGGCGCGCTTGAAATGACACAGGATGGACTCACGCCTGTGCTTAAGTTAGACGGACTAGACCGAGTCCGACAATGGTTGGAGGCTCTTAATCGCTTTGATGCTACTGGCAATTATAGGGTATTCGGATCGCTCCTTACCAAGGATGGTGTGAAAGGTAGCACAGCTAAACATCTTGAAAACGCGGCTTTTTATGAACGAACGCTCAATCTCTCTGCCGCAGCAGATGAAATTCGCCAATTCAGACCTGTCCTTGCGTCTGACCTTCCGGGAGCATCGGGTTTATTTAAGGAAAGATTGGCTAACCGTCTGAGATGGGTTGAGTTAGATACACTCTCAAAACAGCAGGCGGAATTAGCCTATCAATACCTCCAACGCCGTGACTATCTTCGCGCAGCAATGTTTGGTTGGGAGTCTCTCGTCTCGGTGTACTGTGAGAAGAAAGGTCTTGATCCTCAAAAGCGAGGGAATCGCGAGGGACAGAACGTTCTAAGGGAAGTGGATCCATCAAAACGGAAAATCTGTGAAAACCTTAATCGGATCCGCAACGCATTAGCACACGGTAATTCGTCTAACACTGAGAGCGTCGAAAAAATGCTCTCGGATGAACAAAGTTTGCGCATAGCATTGCAAGATGCATTTAATCACCTGATAGGAAAACCGAAAAGTATCTGA
- a CDS encoding DUF1874 domain-containing protein, producing MKVKGNRGGRGNHAPTKIKPDLHIMVILLNSAVMPTEGVYTLKRISEATFRTVLREAAATKNFQSYIGYPETARLIEQLTGVEIEVSREPATLGLGDIILIVKLRQRVVNPTDQDTPQLSIGDFDFFRCDWKPLDGGGAVQ from the coding sequence TTGAAGGTTAAGGGAAACAGAGGCGGGCGTGGAAACCACGCCCCTACGAAGATTAAACCCGATTTACACATTATGGTCATCCTACTCAACTCCGCTGTCATGCCCACAGAGGGGGTCTACACTTTAAAACGGATTTCTGAAGCCACATTCCGAACAGTCCTACGGGAAGCCGCTGCAACAAAAAATTTTCAAAGTTATATCGGTTACCCCGAAACCGCTCGTTTAATTGAACAACTCACAGGTGTTGAAATTGAGGTGTCACGCGAGCCGGCAACGTTGGGACTTGGGGATATTATATTAATTGTAAAGTTGCGGCAACGGGTGGTTAATCCTACCGATCAGGATACCCCCCAACTCTCAATTGGTGATTTTGATTTTTTTCGGTGCGACTGGAAACCTTTAGATGGAGGCGGGGCAGTCCAATGA
- the csm5 gene encoding type III-A CRISPR-associated RAMP protein Csm5 codes for MKQKYQLQTLTPVHIGSGETLSHIDGCYANGRWYRIDLDKVLAHPSTDLNALTSEMAQRNFRWERYLRQHGSDLSELSAYSLLCPQSPEEVEIREAIKTVHNQPYIPGSTLKGAIRTALLGEILSESDDVYRESLSQLETLIDQGPRGNPRREQPARRIESLAFGGDPNRDLLRALHVSDTMPLDSDSLEIGMAWTVTLNPNDQLVQKIDSGREYKNFVQQIQAGQHLTFTLKIDELLFREREKTRLGFSELQEKTLHDIAEACRSATDDLLQSEQDFFGYYHLSEIANVYDRLIGLNNTLPEGAFLLQIGWGTGYHSNTVTSLYTEGEEPPIDWMDLRERFKLGESRSQRGHYDDREFPKTRRILYRGQNPIAPLGWVKISPIEG; via the coding sequence ATGAAACAGAAATATCAACTCCAGACCCTTACCCCTGTTCATATTGGTTCAGGTGAAACGTTGAGCCATATAGATGGTTGCTACGCCAACGGCAGATGGTATCGTATAGATTTAGACAAGGTCTTGGCGCACCCGAGTACCGATCTGAACGCCTTAACCTCTGAGATGGCACAACGCAACTTCCGATGGGAACGCTACCTACGGCAGCATGGGAGCGATCTATCAGAGCTTTCTGCATATAGTCTTCTCTGTCCGCAAAGCCCCGAAGAGGTTGAAATTCGAGAGGCGATTAAAACGGTTCACAACCAACCCTATATTCCCGGTAGCACCCTCAAAGGCGCGATCCGAACGGCGTTGTTAGGAGAGATTCTCAGTGAAAGTGATGATGTATATCGCGAAAGTTTAAGTCAATTAGAAACCTTGATTGACCAAGGACCACGAGGCAATCCGAGGCGGGAGCAACCTGCGAGGCGGATAGAAAGTCTCGCTTTCGGCGGAGATCCGAATCGTGATCTCCTGCGCGCCTTACATGTCAGCGACACCATGCCACTTGATAGTGACTCCCTTGAAATCGGGATGGCGTGGACGGTTACGCTCAACCCAAACGACCAACTCGTTCAGAAAATAGATAGCGGACGGGAATACAAAAATTTCGTCCAACAAATTCAAGCCGGGCAGCATCTGACCTTTACACTTAAGATTGATGAACTCCTCTTCCGTGAACGCGAGAAAACGCGCCTCGGTTTTAGTGAGTTACAAGAGAAAACGCTTCATGATATTGCGGAGGCGTGTCGTTCGGCAACAGATGACCTCCTGCAAAGCGAACAGGACTTCTTTGGCTACTATCATCTATCAGAAATTGCCAACGTCTATGATAGATTGATCGGTTTAAATAACACGCTTCCAGAAGGTGCGTTCCTTTTACAAATTGGGTGGGGAACCGGTTACCACAGCAACACCGTCACGTCGTTGTATACAGAAGGTGAGGAACCACCAATAGACTGGATGGACCTACGAGAACGTTTCAAATTAGGCGAAAGCCGTTCCCAGCGCGGACATTACGACGACCGCGAATTCCCCAAAACGCGCCGTATTTTATATCGTGGACAAAATCCGATTGCACCCCTCGGTTGGGTCAAAATCTCACCGATTGAAGGTTAA
- the csm4 gene encoding type III-A CRISPR-associated RAMP protein Csm4: MATYTVYRLTFKTQLHLGRASGPAQEGSLGLEKTETYIPADTLFSAICQTWTTFYNPESLTTFLNGYMEDGSVLPFMLTSAFPFAQDVYLFPKPLMVSTPSKKSKRVQFVSQSIFQDIISGTPPEFSEDLLINGEEVWMSPEEQEKLGTSSDKNFTIWTTNTRPRVTLGSRSSGSEIWHVQTVQFNTDCGLWFAAQFDSDETKQRIETLLRVLGDSGIGGERNAGYGMFDFTETTFEMPTVEAENQFVTLSPICPQSPEQLAQLLTGDIAYTLNPLTGWVSTAGTASRRKQVNMFAEGSVLHATDTHIGRLVDLRPDNWEHPVYRYGYAWQVGIREGEK, translated from the coding sequence ATGGCGACGTATACGGTCTATCGTTTGACCTTTAAAACTCAGTTGCATCTTGGACGTGCCTCTGGACCCGCACAAGAAGGGAGTCTCGGCTTAGAGAAAACCGAGACCTACATACCCGCGGATACCCTCTTTTCAGCGATCTGTCAGACCTGGACAACGTTTTACAACCCTGAAAGCCTCACAACTTTTCTCAATGGTTACATGGAAGACGGGAGCGTTTTACCGTTCATGTTGACTTCGGCGTTTCCATTTGCCCAGGATGTCTATCTCTTTCCAAAACCGTTGATGGTGTCAACGCCGTCAAAAAAGAGCAAGCGCGTCCAGTTTGTTTCCCAATCTATCTTCCAGGACATTATCTCTGGAACCCCGCCAGAATTCAGTGAAGACCTGTTGATTAACGGTGAGGAAGTTTGGATGAGTCCTGAAGAGCAAGAAAAATTGGGAACATCAAGTGACAAAAATTTCACCATCTGGACAACGAACACCCGCCCGCGTGTAACTTTAGGCAGCCGAAGTTCGGGATCCGAGATATGGCACGTTCAGACCGTCCAATTCAACACGGATTGTGGACTCTGGTTTGCTGCCCAATTCGATTCCGACGAGACGAAGCAGAGGATCGAGACCTTGCTTCGGGTGCTTGGGGACTCAGGCATTGGTGGAGAACGCAACGCCGGATACGGTATGTTTGATTTTACGGAAACGACGTTTGAAATGCCTACAGTGGAAGCGGAGAACCAATTTGTTACCCTCTCACCGATATGTCCTCAATCTCCAGAACAACTGGCGCAACTGCTCACCGGTGATATCGCCTATACCCTAAATCCATTAACAGGATGGGTGAGTACCGCTGGAACCGCCTCTCGCCGAAAACAGGTCAACATGTTCGCAGAAGGCTCTGTCTTACACGCAACCGACACACATATTGGTCGATTGGTCGATTTAAGACCCGATAACTGGGAGCATCCCGTCTATCGTTACGGCTACGCATGGCAGGTCGGCATTAGAGAAGGAGAAAAATGA
- the csm3 gene encoding type III-A CRISPR-associated RAMP protein Csm3, which translates to MMRRGSKTLSISLKQRLPITELLADETKEECMPSIQLQGKIFLKGTINALTGLHIGGNSGELDIGGIDNPVIRNAFNRQPYIPGSSLRGKMRGLLDRHFNKPLEKRVGRDVRVHECQTSADYDKCPVCQAFGVAPQGALRGKTMPTRVIVRDTFLTQGSLDVLNIADTDTDFTEIKTEVAIDRITSAATPRQQERVPAGATFGPFQIVHSLYTQHENDRSNQLQGELQFFDTVLTGLELLEDDYLGGSGSRGSGQIAFENLEMTFKSRGCYENADIAPITIAENVDIKTLRQSDYTAKILEAVSVK; encoded by the coding sequence ATGATGCGCAGAGGTTCAAAAACTTTGTCGATTTCTTTGAAGCAACGCTTGCCTATCACAGAGCTGCTGGCGGACGAGACTAAGGAGGAATGCATGCCAAGTATCCAATTACAAGGTAAAATTTTTCTAAAAGGCACTATTAACGCACTAACGGGTTTACATATCGGTGGAAATTCAGGTGAATTAGATATCGGTGGTATTGATAATCCGGTCATACGGAATGCTTTCAACCGTCAACCCTACATTCCGGGTTCCTCCTTACGAGGTAAAATGCGAGGTTTGCTTGACCGACATTTCAATAAACCGCTTGAAAAACGGGTTGGAAGAGATGTTCGAGTCCATGAATGCCAAACATCAGCGGATTACGACAAATGTCCGGTTTGCCAGGCCTTCGGTGTCGCTCCGCAGGGAGCATTGCGCGGAAAAACGATGCCAACACGCGTCATCGTCCGAGATACCTTTTTAACCCAAGGGTCGTTGGATGTGTTGAACATAGCGGATACCGATACCGACTTTACCGAAATCAAAACCGAAGTCGCTATCGACCGCATTACCTCTGCTGCAACACCCCGACAACAGGAACGCGTCCCCGCAGGCGCGACTTTCGGACCTTTTCAGATAGTCCATAGTCTCTATACACAGCATGAAAACGATAGGAGTAATCAGCTGCAAGGCGAACTCCAGTTTTTTGATACCGTTCTTACGGGTCTGGAGCTTTTGGAAGATGACTACCTCGGTGGGTCGGGTTCTCGTGGTTCTGGACAGATAGCATTTGAAAACTTAGAGATGACCTTTAAATCCCGCGGATGTTATGAGAATGCAGATATAGCACCGATAACCATCGCTGAGAATGTAGATATTAAGACCTTACGCCAATCCGATTATACAGCGAAAATTCTGGAGGCTGTGTCCGTTAAATAG
- the csm2 gene encoding type III-A CRISPR-associated protein Csm2, giving the protein MGNYSGRNRPGQRNQRQGGNRGQQASYKLPDRVIEEGGEPLVEAAEDLGKRLERRQLKTAQIRKVYGAVKKIQMSDEFHRNDLIMLKPKLAYAAARNDEVTDLKDALTQAIDRVGDDAQRFKNFVDFFEATLAYHRAAGGRD; this is encoded by the coding sequence ATGGGAAATTACTCCGGTAGAAACCGACCAGGACAGCGAAATCAACGGCAGGGCGGTAATCGAGGTCAGCAGGCTTCTTACAAACTACCAGACCGCGTAATTGAGGAAGGTGGCGAGCCGCTTGTTGAGGCAGCTGAAGATTTAGGTAAGAGACTTGAAAGACGACAGCTTAAAACCGCACAGATCAGAAAAGTTTACGGAGCTGTAAAAAAAATTCAGATGAGCGATGAGTTTCACCGAAATGATCTTATCATGCTTAAGCCGAAATTGGCTTATGCAGCGGCACGGAATGATGAGGTAACAGACTTGAAAGATGCTTTAACACAGGCGATTGATAGAGTTGGCGATGATGCGCAGAGGTTCAAAAACTTTGTCGATTTCTTTGAAGCAACGCTTGCCTATCACAGAGCTGCTGGCGGACGAGACTAA
- the cas10 gene encoding type III-A CRISPR-associated protein Cas10/Csm1, with amino-acid sequence MPAGCPQKPHSVSYLQTKGRNLLKNHELLHLAALLHDIGKFRQRATERFKPHQEHGYEFVTEDFADFFAPCGDIFTSAIRHHHCAPNQLQHLIEKQVILADRLSATEREDEERESEDFVESALVSPLSRLEGATKDHRYPLTELTLDRDTVIPTESTDVNRETYAALWEKFTAAFHKTTQDAHYTAAFYQTIVALLHKYTARMPSATPWGQSEERTVPDISLYDHLRTTAAIAACIGSELSETDIDTQLSKRNPNQKICALIKGDISGIQTFLYQILSSGAARELRGRSFYLQLLTEAIAHWVLRQLDLPITNLLLASGGHFYILAPDSEAREKLKALRRTISQNLWALHRGDLSCILAGISITPHDFEVDNLSSKWRAVSEKVHQRKQEKWSEINPQEMFENFFEPHGDKEVNWGFGELGRQLRKADYLVTFEVPESPVPEEPDWRATIKAFGLDIHLCTNTDEKPTVPQQAGRAVVYCLEDTDFLTDEVLEKFRWEGLPVSYDFRSLPQVIAHRHDGDDPDTIADYEYLANASIGVQWLGALRMDVDDLGTVFTEKLDNVTISRLATLSESLRLFFEGYVPLLCREYNAEREQEILELIYAGGDDLFLVGGWSALPDIAERIRSEFRHFVTGDHVTLSGGIAIEHSKYPLYQFAAQSGEAEKAAKGLGKKNAITFLRKPMVWADFEVVRSWHSKFLDVMRADKSRLPNAFLSRLNHIYTDETRWAWRSLYYFHRLQERYKTQVPFLRKLQRELNHPTSFELKEFIHVITRWTALQIRKQED; translated from the coding sequence CTGCCGGCAGGTTGCCCCCAAAAACCCCACAGTGTTTCCTATCTGCAAACAAAGGGACGAAATCTATTGAAAAACCACGAACTTTTACATCTCGCCGCATTATTGCACGACATCGGAAAATTTCGGCAACGCGCCACCGAACGCTTCAAACCCCATCAAGAACATGGTTACGAATTTGTCACCGAAGATTTTGCTGATTTTTTCGCACCGTGCGGAGACATCTTCACAAGTGCCATCCGACATCACCATTGCGCCCCAAATCAACTCCAACATTTGATAGAAAAACAGGTAATTTTAGCTGATCGACTCTCCGCCACCGAACGTGAAGATGAGGAAAGAGAATCTGAGGATTTTGTTGAATCAGCCCTTGTTTCGCCACTCTCACGCCTCGAAGGAGCCACGAAAGACCATCGGTATCCGCTAACAGAACTCACTCTGGACCGAGACACGGTTATTCCGACAGAATCCACGGACGTGAATCGGGAGACGTATGCGGCTTTGTGGGAGAAGTTCACTGCCGCATTCCACAAAACAACGCAAGACGCACATTACACCGCAGCATTTTATCAGACAATTGTCGCACTACTCCACAAATACACCGCACGGATGCCTTCCGCAACCCCATGGGGACAGAGCGAAGAAAGAACAGTGCCGGACATCTCCCTTTACGATCACCTCCGCACAACTGCGGCAATTGCCGCCTGCATCGGATCGGAACTCTCCGAAACCGATATTGACACGCAATTAAGCAAGCGGAATCCAAACCAAAAGATATGCGCCCTCATAAAAGGCGACATCTCCGGCATTCAGACATTTCTCTATCAGATCCTATCCAGTGGGGCTGCCCGCGAATTGCGCGGAAGATCCTTCTACCTTCAACTCCTAACTGAGGCAATCGCACACTGGGTTCTGAGGCAGCTTGACTTGCCGATTACGAATCTGTTGCTCGCGAGTGGAGGACATTTTTACATTCTCGCTCCGGATAGTGAGGCAAGGGAGAAACTCAAGGCACTGCGCCGAACGATCTCTCAGAATCTATGGGCACTCCATAGAGGGGATCTCTCCTGCATTTTAGCCGGTATATCCATAACCCCCCACGATTTTGAAGTCGACAATCTTTCGAGCAAGTGGCGTGCTGTCTCGGAAAAGGTTCATCAGAGAAAACAGGAAAAATGGTCGGAGATAAATCCACAGGAAATGTTTGAGAACTTCTTTGAACCACACGGAGACAAAGAAGTGAACTGGGGATTTGGTGAACTCGGTCGCCAACTACGAAAAGCTGACTACCTGGTTACGTTTGAAGTGCCAGAATCACCCGTTCCAGAGGAACCCGATTGGCGGGCAACGATAAAAGCGTTCGGATTGGATATCCATCTCTGCACAAACACGGACGAGAAACCAACAGTACCACAGCAAGCCGGACGAGCGGTCGTCTATTGTCTCGAAGATACAGATTTCCTTACAGATGAAGTGCTTGAGAAATTCCGATGGGAAGGACTACCTGTCAGTTACGATTTCCGTTCTTTGCCGCAGGTGATTGCCCATCGACACGATGGGGACGATCCAGATACTATCGCAGATTATGAGTACCTCGCCAACGCCTCAATAGGTGTTCAATGGCTCGGCGCATTGCGGATGGATGTCGATGATCTCGGCACTGTCTTTACCGAAAAACTTGACAATGTAACTATTTCGCGTTTGGCGACCTTGAGTGAATCGCTACGCCTCTTTTTTGAGGGATACGTCCCGTTACTCTGTCGAGAATACAACGCCGAGCGGGAGCAAGAGATTCTTGAGCTTATCTATGCGGGGGGTGACGACCTTTTCCTCGTCGGGGGGTGGAGCGCGTTGCCGGATATTGCCGAACGGATTCGTTCCGAATTTCGGCACTTTGTCACTGGCGACCACGTCACACTTTCTGGTGGAATTGCGATTGAGCATAGTAAATATCCTCTCTATCAATTCGCCGCACAGAGTGGCGAAGCCGAGAAAGCCGCGAAGGGTCTTGGTAAAAAGAACGCCATCACCTTTTTACGGAAACCGATGGTATGGGCAGACTTTGAGGTAGTCCGTAGCTGGCACAGCAAATTTTTGGACGTGATGCGTGCCGATAAAAGTCGGTTACCGAATGCCTTTCTGAGCCGACTGAACCACATCTATACAGATGAGACGCGGTGGGCGTGGCGTTCTCTCTACTATTTCCATCGCTTACAAGAGCGATATAAAACACAGGTTCCTTTTCTCCGTAAATTACAACGTGAACTTAACCATCCAACTTCCTTTGAATTAAAGGAGTTTATTCACGTTATTACCAGATGGACCGCTTTACAAATTAGAAAACAGGAGGACTAA
- the cas6 gene encoding CRISPR-associated endoribonuclease Cas6, giving the protein MRIQILADVGNGITLPINYNYQLAGVIYQFLAESDPEYASFLHNEGYTVAEKRFKLFTFSQLMAERRRITGEKIYFGSTLTWSVSSPVERFLSHFADTLLTEGRLSIGRHRLRIRDVTVPRIPRFRSEMRFRCLSPIVMSTVRERNGKQAMHYCLPDDPTFSELIRQNLIRKHQAIYGRVPHDDTLTFSFDEGYIHKRQGRVTRLVDYKGIKIRGVLCPFNVSGSIPLIQVGYECGFGDKNSAGFGMAEV; this is encoded by the coding sequence ATGCGTATCCAAATTCTCGCTGACGTTGGTAACGGAATTACGCTTCCTATCAACTACAACTATCAACTTGCCGGTGTCATCTACCAGTTCCTCGCCGAATCCGATCCCGAATATGCTTCCTTTCTACACAACGAAGGCTACACTGTGGCAGAGAAACGTTTCAAACTCTTCACCTTCTCGCAACTTATGGCAGAACGCAGACGCATCACGGGTGAGAAGATTTATTTCGGCTCAACATTGACGTGGTCCGTCTCCTCCCCAGTCGAACGTTTTCTATCCCATTTCGCCGATACCTTGCTAACCGAGGGTAGATTGTCCATCGGTCGGCATCGGTTGCGCATCAGAGACGTAACCGTGCCGCGTATCCCCCGATTCCGGTCGGAGATGCGTTTCAGGTGTCTCTCTCCCATTGTAATGTCCACTGTACGTGAGCGAAACGGAAAACAGGCAATGCACTACTGTCTCCCAGACGATCCCACTTTCTCCGAACTGATCCGTCAGAACCTAATTCGCAAACACCAAGCGATCTACGGGCGTGTCCCGCATGATGACACCTTGACCTTCAGTTTTGATGAAGGATACATTCACAAACGGCAAGGACGCGTAACCCGGCTCGTAGACTACAAAGGAATTAAAATACGCGGTGTGCTGTGTCCATTCAATGTTTCTGGGAGTATCCCCTTAATCCAAGTGGGCTATGAATGCGGCTTCGGTGACAAGAACAGCGCAGGCTTCGGCATGGCAGAAGTCTAA
- a CDS encoding protein BatD: MRMKIGYGKNYNNNSAKVDIGVKRIGDLLLFFVGIAFIFLTTAETQSQEINVAAVVRPRHIQFGEKARLDLTISGKTFIKHIEAPQFNFLPAFLAVPLDSETTPRLEANKIAVSMAWAYELIPQAIGDFTLPDIRFAYQGTPYFANPGSIRVSGTDTYVDVSTNAIHQVEAEVDTLQPYLNAPFTYTFRHLYTTVLPTREPPTPRLPTFRDFFVETLQKSPTYTQQIRGRTFWIEEYTHKLYPKKTGQIVLAPAELLLPLPQGRRTLKTKPLTLTVQPIPETGRPSHFNGAIGEYQISAEIERGWVEVGRALTLTVRISGHGNIQTVTPPTLPAIAGVIVGGPNPFEVTPASRGYVYTLTAARMGIFRVPAIAYSYFDPTRAVYATTQTAPIPVSVRPHPNDPDWIETDSSTGFGWLILLAILIVALGIGGYLWYRTGFAIPRRREPSAETGTATRKDRRKTQDTETAPGTPVSQAREVLAALVNSDTTGNATTFANALAQTLYQYLEETFGLSQRNIDTAREVCTHAGIPEPVLEGLIDLLTKCDYHRFAPVSLSTSERNTLIAGAETVINEIENHHNPHDA, encoded by the coding sequence GTGAGAATGAAAATAGGCTACGGCAAAAATTACAACAACAACAGCGCAAAAGTGGATATCGGCGTGAAAAGGATTGGTGACCTTCTACTCTTTTTCGTCGGCATCGCTTTCATCTTTCTCACAACAGCGGAGACCCAAAGTCAAGAGATTAATGTCGCCGCCGTGGTGCGTCCGCGCCATATTCAATTTGGAGAGAAAGCACGGTTGGACCTCACAATTTCGGGGAAGACCTTTATCAAGCATATTGAAGCCCCGCAGTTCAATTTCCTACCGGCGTTCCTTGCAGTGCCACTGGATTCCGAAACGACACCACGGTTAGAAGCAAACAAAATTGCGGTTTCTATGGCGTGGGCTTATGAACTCATCCCGCAAGCGATCGGCGACTTTACGTTACCCGATATCCGTTTTGCCTATCAAGGCACCCCGTATTTCGCAAATCCGGGTTCGATTCGAGTGAGCGGGACCGACACATACGTAGATGTTTCAACCAACGCTATTCACCAAGTTGAAGCAGAGGTCGATACGTTACAGCCCTACCTCAACGCGCCATTTACGTATACCTTCCGACACCTCTACACGACAGTTCTCCCGACGCGCGAGCCGCCAACCCCACGACTCCCGACATTCCGTGATTTCTTCGTTGAGACGCTTCAAAAGTCTCCGACATACACACAGCAAATTCGTGGGCGGACATTCTGGATCGAAGAATACACACATAAGTTATATCCAAAGAAAACCGGACAGATCGTTCTCGCCCCTGCTGAGCTGCTACTACCACTTCCACAAGGACGCAGAACCCTGAAAACCAAACCGTTGACCTTGACGGTGCAACCGATTCCCGAAACAGGCAGACCTTCTCACTTCAACGGTGCTATCGGCGAATATCAAATTTCTGCTGAAATTGAGCGGGGTTGGGTTGAAGTGGGACGCGCGCTAACGCTCACCGTCCGTATCTCTGGACACGGCAATATCCAGACCGTCACACCGCCCACGCTGCCCGCAATTGCCGGCGTCATAGTGGGCGGACCCAATCCGTTTGAGGTGACTCCCGCGAGTCGTGGGTACGTCTACACCCTAACCGCTGCCAGAATGGGAATATTCCGCGTCCCTGCGATTGCATACAGCTACTTTGATCCGACCCGTGCGGTTTATGCAACGACGCAGACTGCTCCAATCCCTGTTTCCGTGCGTCCACACCCAAACGACCCCGATTGGATTGAAACTGACAGTTCAACGGGGTTTGGCTGGTTAATCCTCTTGGCAATTCTGATAGTTGCATTGGGAATAGGCGGATATCTCTGGTACCGTACTGGGTTTGCGATACCGAGGCGACGGGAGCCATCCGCTGAGACCGGAACAGCCACACGCAAGGATAGGAGAAAAACACAGGATACCGAGACAGCACCGGGAACACCGGTTTCACAAGCGCGTGAGGTGCTCGCTGCACTTGTAAACAGCGACACTACAGGAAACGCAACGACATTCGCCAACGCACTCGCACAAACGCTCTACCAGTATCTTGAGGAGACATTCGGCTTATCACAACGGAATATCGACACAGCACGCGAGGTATGCACACACGCCGGAATCCCCGAACCGGTTCTTGAGGGACTTATCGATCTTCTCACGAAATGTGATTACCACCGATTCGCACCTGTGTCCCTCTCCACGAGTGAACGGAATACATTAATTGCCGGCGCCGAGACGGTTATTAACGAAATTGAGAACCATCACAACCCTCATGATGCGTAA
- a CDS encoding tetratricopeptide repeat protein: MLRKMFCCLFITVFVIVLSGWIGGWSRVMKAGNEAYLRGNYDEAQAAFHQATLDKPDNPIAHYNLGTALYRQAKFGEAARTFQAALSRHSERAEDTLDRSGILYNLGNAQFKVGDLRGAIDAYQQTLRLNPQDADAHHNLTLALQRLKEQEALAQQQANRTTAPKTEPNDVGNAETLRLLERFSENENRLRQKLQQQQRKSGYRREKDW; encoded by the coding sequence ATGTTGCGCAAAATGTTCTGTTGCTTATTTATAACTGTTTTCGTTATTGTCCTCTCTGGATGGATAGGCGGTTGGAGCCGCGTCATGAAAGCCGGGAACGAAGCATATTTGCGCGGAAACTACGACGAAGCACAAGCCGCTTTTCATCAGGCAACGCTTGACAAACCCGATAACCCTATCGCACATTATAACTTGGGGACTGCACTCTATAGACAGGCGAAGTTTGGGGAAGCGGCACGGACATTTCAGGCAGCACTCTCAAGGCATTCCGAACGAGCTGAAGATACTCTCGATCGATCCGGTATCTTGTATAACTTAGGGAACGCCCAATTTAAGGTCGGTGATCTCAGGGGCGCAATTGACGCTTACCAGCAAACACTCCGCTTGAACCCGCAAGATGCTGATGCACACCATAACCTTACACTGGCACTTCAACGCTTAAAAGAGCAGGAAGCCCTCGCACAACAGCAGGCGAATAGAACCACTGCCCCGAAAACTGAGCCGAACGACGTTGGCAACGCGGAAACACTTCGGCTCTTAGAACGTTTCAGTGAGAATGAAAATAGGCTACGGCAAAAATTACAACAACAACAGCGCAAAAGTGGATATCGGCGTGAAAAGGATTGGTGA